A window from Verrucomicrobiota bacterium encodes these proteins:
- a CDS encoding substrate-binding domain-containing protein, producing MGCGQQGESPSTGPDADASRVRLSLKTKGTIGLSVLTLTNPFFKEIADSMTAEARQAGYDVLVVSGEFDVARQQNQVKDFIVKKVAAIVLTPCDSKSIGPAIQEANAAGIPVFTADIACLAPGAKVVSHIATDNYSGGKEAAGAIIEALGESGGKIAILDHKIVESCILRVQGFKEVIGQHNAGGARGKIQIVAELPSGGVKDQGYKAAEDLLQAHPDVAGIFAINDPSALGARAALEKAGKADQTKLVGFDGQPEGKQAIKEGKIYADPIQFPDKIGVETVRAILKHFAGEPVPAQLLIPTGLYRKADAEKDPALK from the coding sequence ATGGGCTGCGGCCAGCAGGGTGAAAGTCCATCGACGGGCCCGGACGCCGACGCCAGCCGGGTCCGGCTTTCGCTCAAGACCAAAGGCACGATCGGCTTGTCGGTGTTGACGCTCACCAATCCCTTCTTCAAAGAGATCGCCGACAGCATGACGGCCGAGGCGCGTCAGGCCGGTTACGACGTGCTCGTGGTCAGCGGCGAGTTCGACGTCGCGAGACAGCAGAATCAGGTCAAGGATTTCATCGTCAAAAAGGTCGCGGCCATTGTCCTGACCCCGTGCGATTCCAAGTCGATCGGGCCGGCAATCCAGGAAGCGAATGCCGCGGGCATCCCGGTTTTCACGGCGGATATCGCGTGCCTGGCGCCCGGGGCCAAAGTCGTCTCGCACATCGCCACGGACAATTACAGCGGCGGCAAGGAGGCCGCCGGGGCGATCATTGAAGCGCTCGGAGAATCCGGCGGCAAAATCGCGATCCTCGACCACAAGATCGTTGAATCGTGCATCCTGCGCGTTCAAGGGTTCAAAGAAGTGATCGGCCAGCACAATGCTGGAGGCGCCCGCGGCAAGATCCAAATTGTCGCCGAACTGCCGAGCGGCGGCGTGAAAGATCAAGGCTACAAAGCCGCCGAAGATCTGCTCCAGGCGCATCCCGACGTCGCCGGCATATTCGCCATCAACGATCCGAGCGCGCTGGGCGCCCGGGCCGCTTTGGAGAAAGCGGGCAAGGCCGATCAAACCAAGCTCGTCGGGTTCGATGGTCAGCCGGAAGGCAAACAAGCGATCAAGGAAGGAAAAATCTACGCCGATCCCATCCAGTTCCCGGACAAGATTGGCGTCGAGACGGTGCGAGCGATCTTGAAGCATTTCGCGGGGGAACCCGTGCCGGCGCAGTTGTTGATCCCCACCGGGCTCTATCGCAAAGCCGATGCGGAAAAAGATCCGGCGTTGAAGTGA
- a CDS encoding WD40 repeat domain-containing protein has product MKAEPVKEHKLPTAVLALDAASDGRQLFAACFDGGVYQVDVDTGNFERLLKHDSYASGVWHLPTSQLLISAGYDGVLHWFDLASRKPVRQVRAHRFWSWQMAVSPDERLVASVTGQYLAGGYKYEPGPEQEPSVRVFDVQTGELRRSVSLGPSVLSLAFSPDSRCVAAANMMGDVRVWDLTRGELAAAWATPDFTSWGIIKSHHYCGGIFAMAFTPDGHELFVCGMGPMRDPMAGNGKQTWQRFAWRENPPRKTGEIEDGDRGNGLMETIEFHPSQKCFFMAGRLAQGKWNAALFDSSSGKLLHGLDTKMRVTSAAFSADGARLFLAGAVGQQKKKDGKLPEFGRIKAFHCAA; this is encoded by the coding sequence TTGAAGGCCGAGCCAGTCAAAGAGCACAAGTTGCCGACTGCGGTCCTCGCGCTCGACGCGGCGAGCGATGGGCGCCAGCTCTTTGCGGCGTGCTTCGACGGAGGGGTTTACCAGGTGGACGTCGACACGGGGAACTTTGAACGCCTCCTGAAGCACGACAGTTACGCTTCCGGTGTGTGGCATTTGCCCACGAGCCAGCTCTTGATTTCGGCGGGATACGATGGGGTGTTGCATTGGTTCGATCTCGCGAGCCGCAAGCCGGTCCGCCAAGTCCGGGCTCACCGGTTTTGGTCCTGGCAAATGGCGGTGTCACCCGATGAAAGACTCGTGGCCTCGGTCACGGGGCAGTACCTCGCCGGCGGATACAAGTACGAGCCGGGACCCGAACAAGAGCCGTCCGTTCGCGTGTTCGATGTTCAGACCGGTGAATTGCGGCGCAGCGTTTCGCTCGGACCGTCGGTGTTGTCGCTGGCGTTCAGTCCGGACAGCCGATGCGTCGCGGCAGCCAACATGATGGGCGATGTCCGGGTCTGGGATTTGACCCGCGGCGAGCTGGCGGCGGCGTGGGCGACGCCGGATTTCACCAGTTGGGGAATCATCAAAAGCCATCATTACTGTGGCGGGATTTTCGCCATGGCCTTCACCCCGGACGGCCACGAACTGTTCGTTTGCGGCATGGGGCCCATGCGCGACCCGATGGCCGGCAACGGCAAACAAACCTGGCAGCGATTCGCCTGGCGCGAAAATCCGCCGCGCAAGACGGGGGAGATTGAGGACGGCGATCGAGGCAACGGTTTGATGGAAACGATCGAGTTTCACCCGTCCCAAAAGTGCTTTTTCATGGCGGGGCGGCTGGCTCAAGGGAAATGGAACGCGGCTTTATTCGATTCCAGTTCCGGCAAACTGCTCCACGGACTCGACACGAAAATGCGCGTCACCAGCGCCGCGTTCAGCGCGGACGGCGCGCGCCTGTTCCTGGCCGGCGCGGTCGGGCAACAGAAGAAGAAGGACGGCAAGCTCCCGGAATTCGGACGGATCAAGGCCTTCCACTGCGCGGCCTGA